One genomic window of Candidatus Pseudobacter hemicellulosilyticus includes the following:
- the smpB gene encoding SsrA-binding protein SmpB: MEIRNKSAYFDYFIEDKYDAGLVLAGTEVKSLREGRASFNDAYCFFHRGELWIKSLHINQYSHGTANNHIPTQERKLLLHKKELRKLEAKLKEKGFSIIPLRIFFTERGLAKLEIGLGKGKKVHDKRETIKKRDTDREIKRYLK, encoded by the coding sequence ATGGAGATCAGGAATAAATCCGCTTATTTCGACTATTTCATCGAAGACAAATACGATGCAGGCCTTGTACTGGCCGGCACCGAAGTGAAATCGCTGCGCGAAGGTCGCGCCAGCTTCAATGACGCCTATTGCTTTTTTCACCGGGGCGAACTCTGGATCAAAAGCCTGCACATCAACCAGTACTCACACGGCACCGCCAACAACCATATTCCCACACAGGAACGCAAACTGCTCCTGCACAAAAAAGAATTGCGCAAACTGGAAGCCAAACTCAAAGAGAAAGGATTCTCCATCATTCCCCTGCGCATTTTCTTTACTGAACGCGGACTGGCCAAACTGGAAATAGGACTGGGCAAGGGTAAGAAGGTGCACGACAAACGCGAGACCATCAAAAAACGCGATACCGACAGAGAGATCAAACGTTACCTCAAATAG
- the accD gene encoding acetyl-CoA carboxylase, carboxyltransferase subunit beta — protein sequence MKQAEDFEANLAGEEGQSEESKSSWFKRIKKGILTSTAEKKETPEGLWSKCPECGYICTMTELRESVFVCPKCSYHHRIGSAEYFEILFDNNQYEVLFENIRSKDYLQFTDLKPYGKRLLETWSKTDITDSIRIGKGKIKSLDFMVACMDFEFIGGSLGSVMGERIARAADVCIAEQIPLMIICKSGGARMMESAFSLMQLAKVSGKLSQLTDAKVPYISFLTDPSFGGISASFGMLGDLNIAEPGALIGFAGPRVIKETIKKDLPEGFQRSEFLLEHGFLDFIVNRKELKDKLATVLSLFKN from the coding sequence ATGAAACAAGCAGAGGACTTTGAGGCCAATCTCGCCGGCGAGGAAGGTCAGAGTGAGGAATCGAAGAGCAGTTGGTTCAAAAGGATCAAAAAAGGCATCCTGACCAGTACGGCAGAAAAAAAGGAAACCCCGGAAGGGCTCTGGAGCAAATGCCCCGAATGCGGCTATATCTGCACCATGACCGAACTGCGGGAAAGTGTCTTCGTATGCCCCAAATGCAGCTATCACCACCGTATCGGCAGCGCCGAATACTTTGAAATACTGTTCGACAACAACCAGTATGAAGTGTTGTTTGAAAATATCCGCTCCAAGGACTACCTGCAGTTCACCGATCTGAAGCCCTATGGCAAACGTCTCCTGGAAACCTGGAGCAAGACCGATATTACCGATTCCATCCGGATCGGTAAGGGGAAGATCAAATCGCTCGACTTCATGGTAGCCTGTATGGACTTTGAATTCATTGGCGGTTCTCTCGGCAGTGTGATGGGTGAACGTATCGCCCGCGCCGCCGATGTCTGCATAGCAGAACAGATCCCCCTCATGATCATCTGTAAGTCCGGTGGCGCACGTATGATGGAAAGCGCTTTCTCGCTGATGCAGCTGGCCAAAGTATCCGGCAAGCTCTCCCAGCTCACAGATGCTAAAGTGCCCTATATCTCTTTCCTCACCGATCCCTCCTTTGGCGGTATCTCAGCTTCTTTCGGGATGCTGGGCGACCTCAACATTGCCGAGCCCGGCGCCCTCATCGGTTTTGCCGGCCCCCGCGTGATCAAGGAAACTATTAAAAAAGACCTGCCCGAAGGATTCCAGCGCAGCGAGTTCCTGCTGGAACACGGCTTCCTGGACTTCATCGTGAACAGGAAAGAACTGAAAGACAAGCTGGCCACCGTGCTGAGCCTGTTTAAAAACTAA
- a CDS encoding succinate dehydrogenase cytochrome b subunit — translation MKWSEFFTSSIGKKLVMGLTGLFLIAFLIVHVGLNACIFADLFDPTDDGEMFNRAAHFMGANWVPRFLEIGLFAGFILHIVQGFMIEAQNRSRRGKGYAVAMGNKGSKWYSRSMGLLGTLLLLFLIMHVAHFWVPSRITGLPEAGYDPTQHDLFSEMVTVFANPIVVLLYIIGCISLCWHLMHGFQSAFRTLGVHNNRYLVLIRVAGIWFSILLSALFAIMPIAFYLGWVGQA, via the coding sequence ATGAAATGGTCTGAATTCTTTACGTCTTCTATTGGTAAGAAACTTGTAATGGGCTTAACGGGTCTCTTTTTGATCGCCTTCCTCATTGTTCACGTTGGTCTCAATGCCTGCATCTTTGCGGATCTCTTTGATCCCACAGATGACGGGGAGATGTTTAACCGTGCCGCTCATTTCATGGGTGCCAACTGGGTACCCCGTTTTCTTGAAATTGGTCTTTTTGCCGGATTTATCCTGCACATTGTCCAGGGCTTTATGATTGAAGCGCAGAACCGTAGCCGCCGCGGCAAAGGTTATGCCGTAGCCATGGGGAACAAAGGCAGTAAATGGTACAGCCGCAGCATGGGCCTGCTGGGTACGCTTTTACTGTTGTTCCTGATCATGCACGTAGCACATTTCTGGGTGCCTTCCCGCATTACGGGCCTTCCCGAAGCGGGGTATGATCCCACCCAGCACGATCTGTTCTCGGAAATGGTCACCGTTTTCGCCAACCCCATCGTGGTGCTGCTGTACATTATCGGCTGTATTTCCCTGTGCTGGCACCTGATGCATGGCTTCCAGAGTGCTTTCAGGACCCTGGGCGTGCACAACAATCGTTACCTGGTGCTGATCCGGGTTGCCGGGATCTGGTTCTCTATCCTGCTCTCTGCACTGTTTGCCATCATGCCCATCGCCTTTTACCTGGGCTGGGTAGGACAGGCCTAA